A segment of the Candidatus Protochlamydia naegleriophila genome:
TCGATAAGGAGAGTATTGAAAAAAGAGAAGCTTGCAATTTTTCTGATCGTATTAAGTTGAGCAACAGCGTCCGGAGCATTAATCTGCCTCAATCCTTGATCTAGTTCATGCAATCCAAGCAGCTTAAAGCGATGCATAAACAGTCTATAAGGAGAATAGCCTAAATGAGCGTAAGAAGTTATTGATTCTGCCCAGAGCTTTTTAAAAAGGTCATCCCATGCATGATTATAGGGATGTTGATTGATAAAGTGGCGCCAATCACGAGAAACACCTCCCAGTACATTCAAACTCGCCACACTCATATACCCTAGCATATGCCCATAGACCTCTACAGGAAAATTAAAGGTCGTAGATAAATTTAATTCTAAATTAGCCATGATTAATTTAACCTTATTTTTAAACTAAAAAACATTAAAAGGTGGTAATTCTATTTCAATAATTGATTTCTATCAATAATCAAAAAAACAAGGTATTGACGATTACATTATTTTCTTTAAATATTATATATAACATAAAACAAGAGAAAAGTGATTGAGTCGTAGATTCAGACAGGGTTTAGAGAGAGAGGCTTTCAACCTCTCAAAGATAAGATTACCTGACTCGTTTCTTGGGGTTAAGCCCATCGAATAGGTATTTGTAAACAGAACTGTCTCTGTCTAAAATCAAGTCCAAGGGAGCTTGTTGGTCGCCATTTAATAGGGTAAGATTTTTGGGTGTAGCGAGCAGCTTTACGCAAGTCAGATACGATTCTTCGAGCATTATTAAGAGTTGATCAGAGGTATCGTCAAAGTCGATATCTGCATTGAAAGCCATCTCCCTGGTTTCTTTGATCTCTTTTTCGAAGAAACCGATGCAGGCATGTAGAGGAGTTTTACCTTCCCGATGAATATAATCTACACCAAATCTTTCAATCATTTTAGCAATGAATTTTTCCATTCGAGGAAGAGTCGTACTAAAGTTTTTGCATCGGGATAAGATATCGCAACTTTGCGAACTGTCGTAAGCCATGAGAGTAAAGAGGTTATCGAAGATGTTTTCGAGTTCCACCTCAGAACTATGCTTGTAGCAAAATAAAAGGAGTTTCCATTCGCTCTGAAGCAACAGGCTGCGAAATAAGAGAGAATCGTAACCGAGAGGTAGTCCTTTTTGAACGATCAATTCTAGTACCTTCAAATCATATTCATCATATGATTCAGTGCGCTCATGGCATACCTCAACGATTTGCTCGATGGCCTCTTCCAAGTCCTCTTCCTCAAATCGATCTAAAAAGAAAGCCAATGCATCGAGAGAGCGGTACTTCATTGCTAACATTAAAGGGGAGTAGCCCTTTGCATCTTTTTGCAAAGGAGAGCATCCCTGCTCCATTAGCGCGTAAAGAACACCATAAAAAGTAGCGCTCTTTTCTGTAACATGGTGTTTACTTAAATAATGAAGAGCCGTTCTCAATTTCTGATCCTTCGCGGAGCAATTTCTTTCAAAAAGAAGAGGAATGATGGCTGTCCAACATCCTCTTTTAGCCGCCACAAACAAGAGCTCTCTCGTGTTGACTTCAAAAAAGGCGGGGGCCAATTCTTGCCAAATGGTCAAACAATTTTCGGTATTGATATAATCCCCCAAAGAATTGTTGGCCAACCAGCTAAAATCGCGCCGGTATTGCGTGTCGTGCAAGAAAAAAGCGTTATTCTGGTAATGAGCCAATAGAATGGCCTCTTTTAACAACCACTTAGCCTCCAAGCGGTCCAGGGAAATGGAAAGGGGAGTCTTTACAAAATGGACCACCAACGCTATATTGACTCGATTAATATGGGACTCTATCTCATTATACTGTCGATACACATGTTCAGTTGTCAACCACTCATTCGCTTCCCATTGACTAACGCCTAAATTAGCCAAATTCATCACAACAGGATTCGTATTAAAAAAATGAAGGGTAGCCGGACAGCGCTCCAAGATCTCCTCTCTTTTCTCTTGAATCAACCGGGTATTCAAAAAGACTGTACTGTTATTTTTCCTTATCATTCCAATCTGAGCGGCAATATGTGACACACCCAAAGGCGCTAAACGCTGGCAAAGAGAATCTAAACCAAGCAACTTAAAACGATGGGTGAAAAGTTGATAAGGCGAATGACCTGGAAAACTATGGGATGTAACTCTTTCACCCCAAAGCTTTAAATAAAGATTAGGCCACGCTCCATTCGTTGGATGTTCGACTAAATACTTCCAATCGCTGTTGAGACTTCTCAGCTTGGTTAGCGTCTCAACGTCTAAATACTCGCAAACAAGAGCATGATTCTCTGGAGGATAGTTAAAAATGTTTGATAAATTAAGCACATTAAACCTTATTAAATTATAATTAACAACCAATAAATGGTAATTCAATCATTTATTTAAAACAACAAACTAAAATTAATTAAGGGATCTGATTTTTTTTAAACATCTTTTGGCTGTTCTTAAAACTCATGCTGGATCAGTCGCTCTTTCGGCATTAACCAAAGACGAGTCGTAGGAAAGCTCAGCATTAACTGTTTGGAACTGCTTTTTTTATAAATTTTTATTCGACAGATTCTAATTTTTCGATTCCGGGAAGATTTTTAAAGGCGTCGAGAATGATTAAGGGATCGATGTCAGGACTCGACTTAAAATATAGGCGGATAATTTCTCGATTCTCTTCCACATCGACTTGAAAGTTGACCAGATAGAGGCGCAGGTTTAATTGAGTGAGGATCTCTTCTACGTTTTTGAGAGAGATAGTAGGTTTGACAGACAGCTTGATTTCTTTGGTGAATTTTCTTTTGAACAATATTTTTTCGAGCGGTTTTATGCCCGCCAGGACAATGAAAATCATGATGGTCATGCTAACGGCTGCCAGATAAAGACCGCCTCCAATGGAAAGGCCGACCGCGGCAACCGCCCACAAACTGGCGGCCGTGGTGAGTCCTTTAATCGTATTTTTCCAGAATAAAATCGTACCCGTTCCCAAAAATCCAATCCCGCTGACCACTTGAGCAGCGACACGTGAGGGGTCGAGAATGATCATCTGTTTTTGCAATACGTCTTGAAAACCATATTGGGAAACGATCATGATTAGCGTCGACCCCATGCACACCAACATATGCGTCCTGAGTCCGGCAAACCAGCTTGTCCGTTCTCTTTCGAGTCCAATCAAGCCACCTAAGATGGCTGCTAGCATGAGCCTTAACAGGACTTCGAAATGGGAAATCATGGTTAGATCGTGATTCATTTTCATTCCATTACAGTGTGTTTTCGAAAAAAGCAAAAAATTTGACAGCTTGTGTTTTTAACAAACAAGAACGCCTTCTTTCAATCAAAAAAATACAAAAAAGACTGAGTTTTACAGCAGCCACAGATAGAGCGTCGCGTAGCTGCGCCAAGGACGCCAAGCTTGAGATAAAATCTCTGCTTGCGAGGCTGATACCCCGCCTAATTTTTTGCGCAGCACAATGTCTTCTTTGGGAAAGGCGTCTGGCCATCGAAGGGCTCGCATAGCAATGTAATGAGCCGTCCACTTCCCTATTCCAGGCAGTGCAATCAATTGCTTGATCGTCTCTTCAGGATGCAAACCAGCCTCGATTTTTAAGCGATTGGAAGCCATCTCTTCTGCCAAAGTGATAATCGTTTTAGCGCGCGCTTGGATGATGCCAAGCGCCGTCAGTTCTTCGACTCTTAAAGAAGCCATCCGCTGCGGTGTTGGAGCCAATCGATACAACTCCGGATAAGGGGTTTCAATGCATTCTCCAAAGGCCTTTACGACACGTCCGCCAAACGTTGTGGCAGCCTTTACCGTGATCTGCTGACCCAATACAGCCCGAACAGCCAATTCAAACCCATCGAATGCCCCTGGAACGCGCAGCCCCGGATTTTTAGTCAAAGCCTCTGCCAACAAGGGATCCTGTCCGAGCTGAGTTGCAATGGAGTCCGGTCTTGCACTCAAGTCAAATAGATTGCGCAGTCTCCCCAGCAAGGCTGGAAGAACAGACAAGAGCGATTGAGAAACCTCGACATAGAGGGCATTTTTTTCAGGTGCAT
Coding sequences within it:
- a CDS encoding ankyrin repeat domain-containing protein, which encodes MLNLSNIFNYPPENHALVCEYLDVETLTKLRSLNSDWKYLVEHPTNGAWPNLYLKLWGERVTSHSFPGHSPYQLFTHRFKLLGLDSLCQRLAPLGVSHIAAQIGMIRKNNSTVFLNTRLIQEKREEILERCPATLHFFNTNPVVMNLANLGVSQWEANEWLTTEHVYRQYNEIESHINRVNIALVVHFVKTPLSISLDRLEAKWLLKEAILLAHYQNNAFFLHDTQYRRDFSWLANNSLGDYINTENCLTIWQELAPAFFEVNTRELLFVAAKRGCWTAIIPLLFERNCSAKDQKLRTALHYLSKHHVTEKSATFYGVLYALMEQGCSPLQKDAKGYSPLMLAMKYRSLDALAFFLDRFEEEDLEEAIEQIVEVCHERTESYDEYDLKVLELIVQKGLPLGYDSLLFRSLLLQSEWKLLLFCYKHSSEVELENIFDNLFTLMAYDSSQSCDILSRCKNFSTTLPRMEKFIAKMIERFGVDYIHREGKTPLHACIGFFEKEIKETREMAFNADIDFDDTSDQLLIMLEESYLTCVKLLATPKNLTLLNGDQQAPLDLILDRDSSVYKYLFDGLNPKKRVR
- a CDS encoding MgtC/SapB family protein; this translates as MNHDLTMISHFEVLLRLMLAAILGGLIGLERERTSWFAGLRTHMLVCMGSTLIMIVSQYGFQDVLQKQMIILDPSRVAAQVVSGIGFLGTGTILFWKNTIKGLTTAASLWAVAAVGLSIGGGLYLAAVSMTIMIFIVLAGIKPLEKILFKRKFTKEIKLSVKPTISLKNVEEILTQLNLRLYLVNFQVDVEENREIIRLYFKSSPDIDPLIILDAFKNLPGIEKLESVE